A genomic region of Oncorhynchus mykiss isolate Arlee chromosome 4, USDA_OmykA_1.1, whole genome shotgun sequence contains the following coding sequences:
- the ccdc167 gene encoding coiled-coil domain-containing protein 167 gives MTKSKDKREKVSVASEIDRVEERRLRCHDSIERAEFRRRREELSDQDRQSLEDEMTIMNDRMQKYDKELEVLRGENRRNMMLSVALLAVSALFYYAFIHY, from the exons ATGACCAAATCTAAGGACAAGCGAGAGAAAGTCAGCGTTGCTAGCGAG ATTGATCGTGTTGAGGAGCGACGGTTGCGATGTCACGATAGTATCGAGAGGGCCGAGTTCAGACGGCGGCGCGAGGAGCTCTCGGATCAAGACAG ACAATCGCTGGAGGATGAAATGACGATAATGAACGATAGGATGCAAAAGTATG ATAAAGAGCTGGAGGtgttgagaggagagaacaggaggaataTGATGCTCTCTGTTGCTCTATTGGCCGTCAGTGCTCTCTTCTACTATGCCTTTATCCACTACTGA